Proteins found in one Haloferax litoreum genomic segment:
- a CDS encoding DUF420 domain-containing protein: MELRARDHVRELTAILSVLSLALVFGAVLGAIPRAVIPQAPESFLNAIPHANAVISTVAIVTIVTGVRFVRRGEVERHQRMMLTSFVLFATFLVLYLYKVVVQGTAEFPGPDAVYQFVYLPTLAIHILLAVVCVPIVYYVLLLALTRPLSEVFNTQHARFGRIAASLWLISFVLGNVVYVLLYVVY; the protein is encoded by the coding sequence ATGGAGCTTCGAGCACGCGACCACGTCCGTGAACTCACGGCAATCCTCTCAGTACTCTCGCTCGCGCTGGTCTTCGGGGCGGTCCTCGGGGCGATTCCTCGGGCGGTCATCCCGCAGGCACCGGAGTCGTTCTTGAACGCGATTCCCCACGCGAACGCGGTCATCAGTACGGTCGCTATCGTGACTATCGTCACCGGCGTCCGATTCGTCCGCCGCGGAGAGGTGGAAAGACACCAGCGGATGATGCTCACTTCGTTCGTCCTCTTCGCCACGTTCCTCGTCCTCTACCTCTACAAAGTGGTCGTTCAGGGGACTGCCGAATTCCCCGGTCCCGACGCAGTCTACCAGTTCGTCTACCTGCCGACGCTGGCGATTCACATCCTCCTCGCCGTCGTCTGTGTCCCCATCGTCTACTACGTCCTGTTGTTGGCGTTGACCCGCCCGCTCTCGGAGGTTTTCAACACCCAACACGCCCGGTTCGGTCGCATCGCGGCGTCGCTGTGGCTCATCTCGTTCGTTCTCGGAAACGTCGTCTACGTCCTCCTCTACGTCGTGTACTGA
- the purF gene encoding amidophosphoribosyltransferase — translation MANGRDDSHHISGPTEKCGVVGVALGDRDAARPLYYSLYALQHRGQESAGIVTHDGFQQHSHVQMGLVGDAFSASDLDGLNGQAGIGHVRYPTAGDVTKSCAQPFAVSFKSGSLGLAHNGNLVNADELRDELENFGHAFTSTGDTEVIAHDLARNLLEEDLVRAVKRTMERIHGSYALTIMHDETVLGVRDPEGNRPLCIGKLDDGYVLASESAAIDTLDGELVRDVRPGELVVLEPDGSGFDSYQLVERENTAHCFFEHIYFARPDSVMNDTLVYEVRRGLGRKLWEEAGVDTDVVMPVPDSGRAFASGYAEAAQEDDASVEFAEGLMKNRYVGRTFIMPTQDERERAVRLKLNPIKSTVEGKSVTLIDDSIVRGTTSNQLVQLLREAGAEEVHMRIGAPPIVAPCYMGINMATREELIASDKSVDEVCDTIEADSLSYLSIDAVSAVLEKSRADLCLGCVTGEYPYDIDGEETDRDISRPVVGADAPADD, via the coding sequence ATGGCAAATGGGCGGGACGACTCCCACCACATCAGCGGACCAACCGAGAAGTGCGGTGTCGTCGGTGTCGCACTCGGCGACCGAGACGCTGCTCGACCCCTGTACTACTCGCTGTACGCCCTCCAGCACCGAGGGCAAGAGTCCGCAGGCATCGTCACCCACGACGGGTTCCAACAACACAGCCACGTCCAGATGGGCCTCGTCGGAGACGCTTTCAGCGCGTCAGACCTCGACGGTCTGAACGGGCAAGCGGGCATCGGCCACGTCCGTTACCCGACTGCCGGCGACGTGACGAAATCCTGTGCGCAACCGTTCGCCGTCTCGTTCAAGTCGGGGTCGCTCGGCCTCGCACACAACGGCAACCTCGTGAACGCCGACGAACTCCGCGACGAACTGGAGAACTTCGGGCACGCGTTCACCTCGACGGGCGACACCGAGGTCATCGCCCACGACCTCGCCCGCAACCTCCTCGAAGAGGACCTCGTCCGCGCCGTCAAACGGACCATGGAGCGAATCCACGGGTCGTACGCGCTGACCATCATGCACGACGAGACTGTGCTGGGCGTCCGCGACCCAGAGGGGAATCGCCCACTCTGCATCGGTAAACTCGACGACGGCTACGTCCTCGCGTCCGAGTCCGCCGCCATCGACACCCTCGACGGCGAACTCGTCCGCGACGTTCGACCGGGCGAACTCGTCGTCCTTGAACCCGACGGGTCCGGATTCGATTCCTATCAACTCGTCGAACGCGAAAACACGGCCCACTGCTTCTTCGAACACATCTACTTCGCCCGTCCCGACTCGGTGATGAACGACACACTCGTCTACGAGGTGCGCCGTGGTCTCGGGCGTAAACTCTGGGAGGAAGCGGGTGTCGACACCGACGTGGTCATGCCCGTCCCCGACTCTGGCCGGGCGTTCGCCTCCGGATACGCGGAGGCGGCACAGGAAGACGACGCGAGCGTCGAGTTCGCCGAAGGCCTGATGAAGAACCGCTACGTCGGCCGGACGTTCATCATGCCCACACAGGACGAACGCGAACGCGCCGTCCGCCTGAAACTCAACCCCATCAAGAGCACCGTCGAGGGGAAGTCCGTGACCCTCATCGACGACAGTATCGTTCGCGGAACGACCTCGAACCAACTCGTCCAACTGCTCCGTGAGGCCGGTGCCGAAGAGGTCCACATGCGAATCGGTGCGCCGCCGATTGTCGCGCCCTGTTACATGGGTATCAACATGGCCACGCGGGAGGAACTCATCGCCTCGGACAAGTCTGTCGACGAGGTCTGTGACACCATCGAGGCCGATAGCCTCTCGTATCTCTCTATCGACGCTGTCTCTGCAGTCCTCGAGAAGTCGCGTGCCGACCTCTGTCTCGGGTGTGTCACCGGTGAGTACCCCTACGACATCGACGGCGAGGAGACCGACCGCGACATCAGTCGCCCTGTCGTCGGTGCCGACGCCCCGGCAGACGACTGA
- a CDS encoding multiprotein-bridging factor 1 family protein yields MAKYSTNRGGGDSGGDSCELCGRTTTKLRRANVAGANLLVCPDCAPHGENRHTDRKNEQSQSTRDDSERSRRKRAAQRTAKMYDSAKGSAKHWEEKGTNYEKDRLPYLVSGYGDIVESARQDEGLQLDELADELELEEKQLLAIEQGRATRANVGGSVIRALEERLDVTLVDE; encoded by the coding sequence ATGGCTAAGTATTCGACCAACCGGGGCGGCGGTGACTCCGGTGGCGACAGTTGCGAACTCTGCGGGCGGACGACCACGAAACTCCGCCGGGCGAACGTTGCCGGTGCGAACCTGCTGGTCTGTCCCGACTGCGCCCCTCACGGCGAGAACCGCCACACCGACCGGAAGAACGAGCAGTCGCAGTCCACACGAGACGACTCTGAGCGTAGTCGCCGCAAACGCGCCGCCCAGCGAACGGCGAAGATGTACGACAGCGCCAAGGGGAGCGCGAAGCACTGGGAAGAGAAGGGGACGAACTACGAGAAAGACCGTCTCCCGTACCTCGTGTCTGGATACGGCGATATCGTCGAATCTGCCCGACAGGACGAAGGTCTGCAACTGGACGAACTCGCAGACGAACTCGAACTCGAAGAGAAACAACTGCTCGCCATCGAACAGGGCCGGGCGACGCGCGCGAACGTCGGCGGGTCGGTCATCCGCGCACTCGAAGAGCGACTCGACGTGACCCTCGTAGACGAGTAG
- a CDS encoding 50S ribosomal protein L37e produces the protein MTGAGTPSQGKKNKTTHVKCRRCGEKSYHVKKKVCSSCGFGKSKKRRSYAWQSKAGDK, from the coding sequence ATGACGGGTGCAGGAACCCCCAGCCAAGGAAAGAAGAACAAGACGACGCACGTGAAGTGCCGTCGCTGTGGCGAGAAGTCCTACCACGTGAAGAAGAAGGTCTGCTCGTCTTGCGGCTTCGGTAAGTCGAAGAAGCGTCGCAGCTACGCCTGGCAGTCGAAAGCCGGCGACAAATAA
- a CDS encoding ribonuclease J translates to MEIEIATIGGYEEVGRQMTAVRAGDDVVVFDMGLNLSQVLIHDNVETEKMHSLDLIDMGAIPDDRIMSDLEGDVKAIVPTHGHLDHIGAISKLAHRYDAPVVATPFTIELVKQQIEGENKFNVNNDLVKMSAGETMSIGDSGKVELEFVHVTHSIIDAINPVLHTPEGAIVYGLDKRMDHSPVLEDPIDMKRFREIGREGNGVLAYIEDCTNAGRKGRTPSESVARRHLKDVMTSVEDYDGGIVATTFSSHISRVSSLVEFANDIGRQPVLLGRSMEKYSGTAERLGFVDLPDDLGMYGHRKSVDRTFKRIMKEGKENYLPIVTGHQGEPRAMLTRMGRGETPYELDDGDKVIFSARVIPEPTNEGQRYQSERLLRMQGARIYDDIHVSGHLREEGHYEMLQALQPQHVIPAHQNLKGFAPYVDLAESQGYALGRDVHVTRNGNMIQLVE, encoded by the coding sequence ATGGAAATCGAAATCGCAACCATAGGCGGATACGAAGAAGTCGGCCGTCAGATGACGGCCGTCCGTGCCGGAGACGACGTTGTCGTCTTCGACATGGGTCTCAACCTGTCGCAGGTCCTCATCCACGACAACGTTGAGACAGAAAAGATGCACAGCCTCGACCTCATCGATATGGGCGCCATCCCGGACGACCGTATCATGAGTGACCTCGAAGGTGACGTGAAGGCAATCGTGCCGACGCACGGCCACCTCGACCACATCGGTGCCATCTCCAAACTGGCACACCGCTACGACGCCCCCGTCGTCGCGACGCCGTTCACCATCGAACTGGTGAAACAGCAAATCGAAGGCGAGAACAAGTTCAACGTCAACAACGACCTCGTCAAGATGAGCGCCGGTGAGACGATGTCCATCGGTGACTCCGGAAAGGTCGAACTCGAGTTCGTCCACGTCACCCACTCCATCATCGACGCCATCAACCCGGTCCTCCACACGCCCGAGGGCGCAATCGTCTACGGTCTCGACAAGCGTATGGACCACTCGCCGGTCCTCGAAGACCCAATCGACATGAAGCGCTTCCGCGAGATTGGCCGCGAGGGCAACGGTGTGCTCGCGTACATCGAGGACTGTACGAACGCCGGTCGGAAGGGCCGCACGCCCTCCGAATCCGTCGCTCGTCGCCACCTCAAGGACGTCATGACCTCCGTCGAAGACTACGACGGCGGTATCGTCGCGACGACGTTCTCGTCGCACATCTCGCGCGTCTCCTCGCTCGTCGAGTTCGCGAACGACATCGGCCGACAACCTGTCCTCCTCGGTCGCTCGATGGAGAAGTACTCCGGCACCGCCGAGCGTCTCGGCTTCGTCGACCTCCCCGACGACCTCGGGATGTACGGCCACCGAAAGTCCGTCGACCGCACCTTCAAGCGCATCATGAAGGAAGGCAAGGAGAACTACCTCCCCATCGTCACGGGCCACCAGGGCGAACCGCGCGCGATGCTCACCCGCATGGGCCGCGGCGAGACGCCGTACGAACTCGACGACGGTGACAAGGTCATCTTCTCGGCCCGCGTCATCCCGGAACCGACGAACGAAGGGCAGCGCTACCAGTCCGAGCGTCTCCTGCGCATGCAGGGCGCTCGCATCTACGACGACATCCACGTCTCCGGCCACCTTCGTGAGGAAGGGCACTACGAGATGCTGCAGGCACTCCAGCCCCAGCACGTCATCCCGGCCCACCAGAACCTCAAGGGCTTCGCTCCGTACGTGGACCTCGCAGAGAGTCAGGGCTACGCCCTCGGCCGCGACGTCCACGTGACGCGGAACGGCAACATGATCCAACTGGTGGAGTGA
- a CDS encoding LSM domain-containing protein, which produces MSGRPLDVLEASLDEPVTVLLKDGNAYFGVLAGYDQHMNVVLEEALDEDTVPGDIELEQVQDTTIIRGDNVVTIKA; this is translated from the coding sequence ATGAGCGGTCGACCTCTCGACGTCCTCGAAGCGTCACTCGACGAACCGGTGACGGTTCTACTCAAGGACGGAAACGCATACTTCGGCGTCCTCGCTGGTTACGACCAGCACATGAACGTCGTACTCGAAGAAGCGCTGGACGAAGACACCGTGCCCGGGGATATCGAACTCGAGCAAGTCCAAGACACAACCATTATACGCGGCGATAACGTCGTCACCATCAAAGCATGA